One genomic segment of Anaerotignum faecicola includes these proteins:
- a CDS encoding tRNA threonylcarbamoyladenosine dehydratase — translation MSELNEFSRAELLLGEEGIEKLRKARVAVFGIGGVGSFVAEALARGGVGHLALVDGDVVSLTNINRQLIATQKTIGRRKTSVMAERIHEILPETEVVEYPVVYGAENRDLLDFASYDYIVDAIDTVTSKLILIEEAKKAGTEVISSMGTGNKFDPTRFEVADISKTSVCPLAKVMRKELKVRGIRGVKVVYSKELPQKPAESQETGKRQIPGSLSFVPPVAGMILAGEVIRHIAGVDLA, via the coding sequence ATGAGCGAATTGAATGAATTTTCCAGAGCGGAGCTGCTTCTGGGAGAGGAAGGCATAGAAAAACTGAGAAAGGCGCGTGTGGCAGTGTTCGGTATTGGTGGTGTCGGCTCCTTTGTGGCAGAGGCACTGGCAAGAGGCGGCGTGGGACACCTTGCCCTTGTGGATGGAGATGTGGTAAGCCTGACAAATATCAACCGTCAGCTGATTGCAACGCAGAAAACGATTGGCAGAAGGAAAACGTCTGTCATGGCAGAGCGAATTCATGAGATTCTGCCGGAGACCGAGGTGGTGGAATATCCTGTGGTTTACGGTGCGGAAAACAGGGATTTGCTGGATTTTGCTTCGTATGATTACATTGTGGATGCGATTGATACGGTGACCTCCAAGCTGATTCTGATAGAAGAAGCGAAAAAAGCGGGGACAGAGGTTATCAGCTCCATGGGGACAGGAAATAAATTTGACCCGACCCGTTTTGAGGTGGCGGATATCTCCAAAACAAGCGTCTGTCCGCTGGCGAAGGTGATGCGGAAGGAATTGAAGGTGCGCGGCATTCGCGGCGTGAAGGTGGTTTATTCTAAGGAGCTGCCCCAAAAGCCGGCAGAATCGCAGGAGACGGGCAAACGACAGATTCCCGGAAGTCTTTCCTTTGTGCCGCCGGTGGCAGGCATGATTCTGGCAGGAGAGGTTATCCGGCATATTGCTGGCGTGGATTTGGCATAA
- a CDS encoding HAD hydrolase family protein: MVANIPRVGMRMVKTALAVAICFFLYVLRGEEGVPIFSTIAAIICMQPYAENSIQVSINRIIGTLLGAVFALLVLYLIQYIPYQVRILRYLVISFAVIPVMYVTVLLKRTGASALAGIVLLSVCLSNVGYTPLEGAINRSVETIIGILVSLGVNNLHLPRKRTENYLFVTGFDGALYDEKNGISPYASFELNQLLQDGLPFTIATERTPASLMADLKGLDLRLPVIAMDGAVLYDVKDKRYRATSGLPKEWVDRICTLVKEKEYHYFLNVVWQNVLLIYFGEFKNEVERELYLSNRRSPYRNYIYGEMPEDGVVVYILLVLQDADADALEAELKEMDTEQELLFLRDKSETPETYCHLKIYHKNATKKYMLERLMEEIPQKKCVAFGSNRNDLSMLTSAQLSYATADAEAEAKAAAKRQLKGHGGDSIVRKIFRLYERLPWEKLPKELREPKE; this comes from the coding sequence ATGGTTGCAAATATTCCGAGAGTCGGTATGCGTATGGTGAAAACAGCATTGGCGGTTGCCATCTGCTTTTTTCTTTATGTTCTGCGCGGAGAGGAAGGCGTACCGATTTTTTCTACGATTGCCGCGATTATCTGTATGCAGCCCTATGCGGAAAACAGCATACAGGTTTCCATAAACCGTATTATCGGCACACTGCTTGGGGCGGTCTTTGCGCTTCTGGTGCTGTATCTGATCCAATATATTCCCTATCAGGTGCGTATCCTGCGATATCTGGTGATTTCCTTTGCGGTCATTCCTGTGATGTATGTGACGGTTTTATTGAAGCGCACGGGTGCTTCTGCGCTGGCAGGGATTGTACTGCTGAGTGTCTGCCTCTCTAATGTGGGGTATACACCGCTGGAGGGGGCAATCAATCGTTCTGTTGAAACGATTATCGGGATTCTGGTTTCTCTGGGGGTCAATAATCTGCATCTGCCACGGAAAAGGACAGAGAACTATCTCTTTGTGACGGGCTTTGACGGGGCATTATACGATGAAAAAAACGGTATTTCGCCCTATGCCTCCTTTGAGCTGAATCAGCTTTTGCAGGATGGCCTGCCGTTTACCATTGCGACAGAGCGTACACCCGCTTCGCTGATGGCGGATTTAAAGGGGCTTGATTTGCGCCTGCCTGTTATCGCGATGGATGGGGCGGTGCTGTATGATGTGAAGGATAAGCGATACCGTGCGACAAGCGGACTGCCGAAGGAATGGGTGGACAGAATCTGCACCCTTGTGAAGGAGAAGGAGTATCATTATTTCCTGAACGTGGTCTGGCAAAATGTGCTTTTGATTTATTTTGGCGAATTTAAAAATGAGGTGGAACGAGAATTGTATCTTTCTAACCGCCGATCGCCTTACCGCAATTATATTTATGGAGAAATGCCGGAGGATGGTGTTGTGGTGTATATCCTGCTGGTGCTGCAGGATGCGGATGCGGATGCACTGGAGGCAGAACTAAAAGAGATGGATACCGAACAGGAGCTGCTTTTCCTGCGGGATAAATCGGAAACGCCGGAGACATACTGTCATTTGAAGATTTATCATAAAAATGCAACGAAGAAATATATGCTGGAGCGGCTGATGGAGGAAATCCCGCAGAAGAAATGTGTTGCCTTTGGCAGCAACCGAAACGATCTTTCCATGCTGACCTCTGCACAGCTTTCCTATGCAACTGCGGATGCCGAAGCGGAAGCAAAGGCGGCGGCGAAGCGGCAGTTAAAGGGACATGGCGGCGACAGCATTGTGCGAAAGATTTTCCGTTTGTATGAGCGGCTGCCTTGGGAAAAGCTGCCCAAGGAGCTGAGAGAACCAAAGGAATGA
- a CDS encoding lysine exporter LysO family protein, which produces MSLVILIVLVLGVGAGYLMPADVSGFLDSASTHMLLLLLFSVGIDTGLNKAVFTRIRELGFRILLIPFGVALGSLCGGVVTAFLLSLPAKEGLAISAGLGWYSLSGVLITEAGNPVGGTIAFLANVFREMLTFVIVPFVASHLNYYSAIAPAGATSMDTTLGIISKNTNGTIAVLAFVNGIVCTLLVPLLVPLFL; this is translated from the coding sequence ATGAGCCTTGTGATTTTGATTGTTCTGGTGCTTGGCGTTGGGGCAGGATACCTGATGCCTGCGGATGTGAGCGGCTTTCTGGATAGCGCATCCACCCATATGCTGCTGCTCCTTTTGTTTTCCGTCGGGATTGATACAGGGCTGAATAAGGCTGTTTTCACACGCATTAGGGAATTGGGCTTTCGGATTTTGCTGATTCCGTTCGGGGTTGCGCTCGGCTCCCTTTGCGGCGGTGTGGTGACTGCCTTTTTGCTTTCCCTGCCTGCAAAGGAGGGCTTGGCGATTTCCGCAGGCTTGGGCTGGTATAGCCTTTCCGGCGTGCTGATTACGGAGGCAGGCAACCCCGTCGGCGGTACGATTGCGTTTCTCGCAAATGTGTTTCGTGAAATGCTGACGTTTGTCATTGTGCCGTTTGTGGCAAGCCATTTGAATTATTATTCCGCCATTGCGCCGGCAGGGGCTACCTCTATGGATACCACCTTGGGCATTATCAGCAAGAACACGAACGGTACGATTGCTGTGCTTGCCTTTGTGAACGGCATTGTGTGTACGCTTCTGGTGCCGCTTTTGGTGCCGCTGTTCCTGTAA
- a CDS encoding MATE family efflux transporter, with translation MNIQLSDHFTYRRLIRFVIPSVAMMILTSIYGVVDGLFVSNFVGKTAFAAVNLVIPFTLVLGAFGFMLGTGGTALVAKTLGEGKQEEANRIFSMLIYFAIGLGLVLTMLGIAALKKILLKMGADDAMLGYGMIYGRLVLLGIPFYMLENMFQNFLIAAEKPQLGLIVTIAAGLTNMVLDALFIAVLGWGVAGAAVATALGQCVGGLIPFVYFARKNSSKLSLVKTRLMGGALFHACTNGSSELVSNISMSSVGMLYNAQLMKVAGENGVAAYGVILYVNFIFIAIYLGYAYGSAPIVAFNYGAGKKAELQNVLKKSLKLLLGTGIVLLSIGVLFAGVLSGLFVGYDAQLYAMTVRGLRFYAVSFLLSGFNIFGSSFFTALNNGMVSAAISFLRTVVFEVAAVLILPLFFGLDGVWCAITVAELASILITIGAFSALRKRYQYL, from the coding sequence ATGAATATCCAATTATCGGATCATTTTACCTATCGCAGGCTGATTCGGTTTGTCATCCCTTCGGTTGCCATGATGATTCTGACCTCGATTTATGGCGTGGTCGATGGGCTGTTTGTTTCCAATTTTGTTGGGAAAACCGCCTTTGCGGCAGTCAATCTTGTGATCCCCTTCACATTGGTTTTGGGTGCCTTCGGCTTTATGCTGGGGACAGGCGGCACTGCCCTTGTGGCGAAAACCTTGGGAGAGGGCAAGCAGGAGGAGGCAAATCGGATTTTTTCCATGCTGATTTATTTTGCGATTGGCTTGGGGCTTGTGCTGACGATGCTCGGCATTGCGGCGTTGAAAAAAATCCTTCTTAAAATGGGCGCAGATGATGCCATGCTTGGCTACGGCATGATTTACGGGAGGCTTGTGCTTTTGGGGATTCCCTTTTATATGCTGGAAAATATGTTCCAGAACTTTCTGATTGCAGCGGAAAAGCCGCAGCTTGGCTTAATTGTAACGATTGCCGCAGGGCTGACGAATATGGTTTTGGATGCGCTGTTTATTGCGGTGCTTGGCTGGGGCGTGGCAGGTGCGGCGGTGGCAACGGCATTGGGGCAATGTGTCGGCGGCTTGATTCCCTTTGTTTATTTTGCAAGGAAAAACAGCAGCAAGCTTTCTCTGGTGAAAACAAGGCTGATGGGCGGCGCATTATTTCATGCCTGTACGAATGGCTCCTCCGAGCTGGTGTCGAATATTTCCATGTCCTCGGTGGGAATGCTCTATAATGCACAGCTGATGAAGGTTGCGGGGGAAAACGGCGTGGCGGCGTATGGCGTGATTCTATATGTCAATTTTATTTTTATTGCGATTTATCTGGGTTATGCCTATGGCTCTGCGCCCATCGTTGCCTTCAACTATGGTGCGGGGAAGAAGGCGGAGCTGCAGAATGTGCTGAAAAAGAGCCTGAAGCTGCTTTTGGGGACAGGCATTGTGCTGCTTTCGATAGGGGTGCTTTTTGCCGGCGTGCTTTCGGGGCTTTTTGTCGGCTATGATGCACAGCTTTATGCCATGACTGTGAGAGGACTTCGCTTTTATGCGGTTTCCTTCCTTTTGAGCGGCTTTAATATTTTCGGTTCGTCCTTCTTTACGGCATTGAACAACGGGATGGTTTCTGCGGCAATTTCCTTCCTGCGTACAGTTGTTTTTGAGGTGGCGGCAGTTTTGATTTTGCCTCTCTTTTTTGGCTTGGATGGCGTTTGGTGCGCCATTACGGTGGCGGAGCTTGCCTCTATCCTGATTACCATAGGTGCTTTCTCCGCCCTGCGAAAGAGGTATCAGTATCTGTGA
- a CDS encoding ABC-F family ATP-binding cassette domain-containing protein yields MIAAQGVSLQYGGRVLFNDVNINFTKGNCYGLIGANGAGKSTFLKILAGELEPNKGSVFITPGERMAVLKQDHFLFDEFDVVECVLYGHKRLYDIRKEKDALYMKEDFTDEDGIKAAELEGEFAELDGWAAESNAEMLLNGLGVTNEFHYAKMKELTGGQKVKVLLAQALFGNPDILLLDEPTNHLDIHAIKWLEDFLMNFENTVIVVSHDRHFLNKVCTNIADIDYGKITMFVGNYDFWYSYTQMTQRQLKDQNKRVEQKIKELQDFIQRFSANASKAKQATSRKKLLDNLQMDTIKPSSRRYPFCSFKQDREVGNDVLLVDGISKTIDGKKVLNDVSFMIRPHEKVAFVGKDEIARTTLFQILMGELEPDEGSFKWGITTKTAYFPKDNTEYFEGNKDSLIEWLRPFAKEGEQYDSDIRGWLGRMLFSGEEALKEAGVLSGGEKVRCMLCKMMMSGANVMILDEPTNHLDLESITALNEGLTEYKGTLLFDSHDHQFVQTIADRIIEILPGGIIDRQMTYDEYIEDESIDAIREKLS; encoded by the coding sequence ATGATCGCTGCACAGGGTGTCAGCCTCCAATATGGCGGCAGAGTACTTTTCAACGATGTGAATATCAATTTCACAAAGGGCAACTGTTATGGACTGATTGGTGCCAATGGTGCCGGTAAGTCCACATTTCTGAAAATTCTTGCAGGGGAGTTGGAACCCAATAAGGGCTCTGTATTCATCACCCCCGGGGAAAGAATGGCAGTTCTGAAGCAGGACCATTTCCTGTTTGATGAGTTTGATGTGGTAGAGTGCGTGTTATATGGGCATAAAAGACTGTATGATATCCGCAAGGAGAAGGACGCACTTTATATGAAGGAGGACTTCACAGACGAGGACGGCATTAAGGCGGCAGAGCTGGAGGGTGAATTTGCGGAGCTGGACGGCTGGGCTGCGGAATCCAATGCGGAAATGCTGCTGAACGGTCTGGGGGTTACGAATGAATTCCATTATGCGAAGATGAAGGAGCTGACAGGCGGACAGAAGGTGAAGGTGCTTCTGGCACAGGCATTGTTCGGCAATCCCGATATTCTGCTTCTGGACGAGCCTACCAACCATCTGGATATTCATGCGATCAAATGGCTGGAGGATTTCCTGATGAACTTTGAAAATACGGTTATCGTGGTTTCCCATGACCGTCATTTCCTGAATAAGGTCTGCACAAATATTGCGGATATCGATTATGGCAAGATTACCATGTTTGTCGGCAACTATGATTTCTGGTACAGCTATACCCAGATGACACAGCGTCAGCTGAAGGATCAGAATAAGCGCGTGGAACAGAAGATTAAGGAGCTGCAGGACTTCATCCAGCGCTTTAGTGCGAATGCCTCCAAGGCAAAGCAGGCAACCTCCAGAAAGAAGCTGTTGGATAACCTGCAGATGGATACCATTAAGCCTTCCAGCCGCAGATATCCCTTCTGTAGCTTTAAGCAGGACAGAGAGGTCGGCAACGATGTGCTTTTGGTGGATGGGATTTCCAAAACCATTGACGGCAAGAAGGTGCTGAATGATGTTAGCTTTATGATTCGCCCGCACGAAAAGGTTGCCTTTGTCGGCAAGGATGAAATCGCAAGAACTACGCTGTTCCAGATTCTGATGGGCGAGCTGGAGCCGGATGAGGGCAGCTTTAAATGGGGAATTACTACAAAAACCGCATATTTTCCGAAGGATAACACAGAATATTTTGAGGGCAACAAGGACAGCCTGATTGAATGGCTGCGTCCCTTTGCAAAGGAAGGCGAGCAATACGATTCCGATATTCGCGGTTGGCTGGGCAGAATGCTGTTCAGTGGTGAGGAAGCGCTGAAGGAGGCCGGCGTGCTTTCCGGTGGTGAAAAGGTAAGATGTATGCTTTGCAAGATGATGATGAGCGGCGCAAATGTGATGATTCTGGATGAGCCTACCAACCATTTGGATCTGGAATCTATTACAGCACTGAATGAAGGGCTGACGGAGTATAAGGGGACACTGCTGTTTGATTCCCACGACCATCAGTTTGTGCAGACCATTGCAGACAGAATCATTGAAATCCTGCCCGGCGGCATCATCGACAGACAGATGACCTATGACGAATATATCGAGGATGAAAGCATTGACGCAATCCGCGAAAAATTATCCTAA
- a CDS encoding LysO family transporter, whose translation MRYIFLAIGLGVLIGYQGWIRERGIRWNSRLQTVWLLLLIFCMGVSIGRNGEVVRSLPLLGGKAVLFAVMTAIGSIAVVYILSTLFLEKEGKK comes from the coding sequence ATGAGATATATCTTTTTGGCAATCGGATTAGGGGTTTTGATTGGCTATCAAGGTTGGATTCGGGAGAGGGGAATCCGCTGGAACAGCAGATTGCAGACGGTTTGGCTGCTGCTTTTGATTTTCTGCATGGGCGTGAGTATCGGCAGAAATGGTGAGGTGGTCAGAAGCCTGCCGCTTTTGGGTGGTAAGGCAGTGCTGTTTGCAGTGATGACGGCGATTGGCAGTATTGCTGTGGTTTATATTCTTTCCACGCTGTTTTTGGAGAAGGAGGGGAAGAAATGA
- the hcp gene encoding hydroxylamine reductase, with translation MSNNMDLGYEMFCYQCEQTANGKGCTKLGVCGKTAEVANLQDLLIFQIKGISCYGKALLAQGKEIDKSVIRFIENVLFTTLTNVNFDEAVHVELLKESQEIKDTLKGMTGEIDNHTAHVTYTLPETKTEMLKDAPMAGIMYEDLDPDIRSLRQTVLYGLKGISAYGHQARELGYYSDEVDNFYIEALEAITDDTLTVEELIRLTMRTGEMAIAVMQKLDEANTEVYGNPSPHTVDVHMKKGPFIVVSGHDLKDLEMLLEQTKGKGINIYTHGEMLPCHGYEGLKKYPHLVGNFGGAWQDQQKQFDNLPGCILMTTNCLMRPRESYKDRIYSTNVVGWEGVKYIGKKENGEKDFSEIIAQALELGGYPEDEEAHEILVGFGHHATLGYADKIVEAVKSGKLRHFFLIGGCDGARPGRNYYTEFAKKVPQDCIILTLACGKYRFNKLEFGEVASLPRLLDVGQCNDAYSAIRIATALADAFGTDVNGLPLSMILSWYEQKAVAVLLALLSLGVKGIYLGPTLPAFLSPNVLQYLVDTFDLRAVSNPEDDIKTCLKQNM, from the coding sequence ATGAGCAACAATATGGATTTAGGCTATGAAATGTTTTGCTATCAATGCGAGCAGACGGCAAATGGTAAGGGCTGTACGAAGCTGGGCGTTTGCGGAAAAACGGCGGAGGTTGCCAATTTGCAGGATTTGCTGATTTTTCAAATTAAGGGTATCAGCTGTTACGGCAAGGCGTTGCTTGCGCAGGGGAAGGAGATTGACAAAAGCGTGATTCGCTTTATCGAAAATGTGCTGTTTACCACGCTGACGAATGTAAACTTTGATGAGGCGGTTCATGTGGAGCTGCTGAAGGAATCGCAGGAAATCAAGGATACGCTGAAAGGCATGACAGGGGAGATTGACAATCATACGGCACACGTTACCTATACCCTCCCCGAAACCAAAACCGAAATGCTCAAGGATGCACCCATGGCAGGCATTATGTATGAGGATTTAGATCCCGATATCCGCTCCTTGCGGCAGACGGTGCTGTATGGCTTGAAGGGCATCAGTGCCTACGGGCATCAGGCGAGGGAGCTGGGGTATTACAGTGACGAGGTGGACAATTTCTATATCGAGGCATTGGAGGCAATTACGGATGATACCCTGACGGTAGAGGAGCTGATTCGCTTGACGATGCGCACAGGCGAGATGGCGATTGCCGTTATGCAGAAGCTGGACGAGGCAAACACCGAGGTTTACGGCAATCCTTCTCCGCATACCGTTGATGTTCACATGAAAAAAGGTCCGTTTATCGTGGTTTCCGGGCATGATTTGAAGGACTTGGAAATGCTTTTGGAGCAGACGAAGGGCAAGGGCATCAATATTTATACGCATGGGGAAATGCTGCCCTGCCATGGCTACGAGGGCTTGAAAAAATATCCGCACTTGGTCGGGAATTTCGGCGGTGCGTGGCAGGATCAGCAAAAGCAGTTCGACAATCTGCCGGGGTGTATTTTGATGACAACCAACTGCCTGATGCGCCCGAGAGAAAGCTACAAGGACCGTATTTACAGCACGAATGTGGTCGGCTGGGAGGGCGTGAAATATATCGGCAAGAAGGAAAACGGCGAGAAGGATTTCAGCGAAATCATTGCGCAGGCGTTGGAATTGGGCGGCTATCCCGAGGATGAGGAGGCACATGAAATTTTGGTCGGCTTCGGGCATCATGCCACATTAGGCTATGCCGATAAAATCGTGGAGGCGGTCAAGAGCGGAAAGCTCAGACATTTCTTTTTGATTGGCGGCTGTGACGGCGCAAGGCCGGGGCGAAATTATTATACGGAATTTGCGAAAAAGGTGCCGCAGGATTGTATCATTTTAACCTTGGCGTGCGGCAAATACAGATTTAATAAGCTGGAGTTCGGCGAGGTGGCAAGTCTGCCGAGATTGCTTGATGTGGGGCAGTGCAACGATGCCTATTCCGCCATCCGCATTGCAACGGCTTTGGCAGATGCCTTTGGGACGGATGTGAACGGCTTGCCGCTGTCCATGATTCTTTCGTGGTATGAGCAGAAGGCGGTGGCGGTTTTGCTGGCACTCTTGAGCCTTGGCGTGAAGGGCATTTATTTGGGGCCGACACTGCCTGCATTTTTAAGCCCGAATGTGCTGCAGTATCTGGTGGATACCTTTGATTTGCGTGCTGTCAGCAACCCCGAGGATGATATCAAAACCTGCTTGAAGCAGAATATGTAA